GGGACGGAAGGCCAGGGTCTGGTCGATGAATTCGATGTACTCCTCCGGCGTGGCCCCGTGCCAGGCGTACACCGCCACCCCGGCCCCGGCCAGGGCGGCGGCCACGTCGTCCTGGGTAGAGAGGGGGTTGGAACCGCAGATGGCCACCCGGGCGCCGGCCCGCTGCAGCGCCAGGGCCATGCGCGCCGTCTTGGCCTCCAGGTGCAGGCAGATGGCCACGCGCCGGCCCGCCAGGGTCGCCTCCTCGGCCAGGCGGCGTTCCAGCGCCGCCACCACGGGCATGCGGGGCTCGACCCAGCGGATCTTCTGCCAGCCGGATGCCGCCAGCCCGGGATCCCGGATCCGGCTCGGTGGGACGGGCGGCGTCACGGCCGGGGTTCCTCCTCCCCGCCGGTGGCCGCCGCCACCTTGAGGGGGGCAGGGCGCGCCGCGCACGGGCAGGTCGGTTCGGCCGCCAGGCGGGGCAGGGCCTCCAGGATCAGCCGCCGCAGGTTGGTCCCGTTGGCCGCCATGATCTCCAGCACCTCTTCGTGGGTCAGGGGCTGGCCCGAGATGCCGGCGGCGTAGTTGGTCACCATGGCGATGGTGGCGTAGCAGAGGCCCGCCTCCCGGGCCAGCACCACCTCCGGCACGCTGGTCATGCCCACCAGGTCGCCGCCCAGGCGCTCGAACATGCGGATCTCGGCGGGCGTCTCAAAGCGCGGCCCCTCGGTGCAGACGTACACGCCACCGTTGGTCACGGGCAGGCCCAGGGCCTTGCCGGCCGCCTCCAGGTGGCTGCGGATCTCCGGGCAGTAGGGCTCGGTGACGTCGATGTGGACGACCCCGGCCTCCCCGCCCTCGAAGAAGGTGGAGACGCGGTTCCTGGTAAAATCGAGGAACTGGTCGACCAGGACGAAGTGGCCCGGCCCGAAGGCCTGGCGCAGGGAGCCCACGGCGGCGGTGGCGATGACCCGGCGGACCCCCAACGCAGCCAGGGCATAGATGTTGGCCCGGTAGTTGATCTTGTGGGGTGGCACCGTGTGCCCGGCGCCGTGCCGGGCCAGGAAGACCACCTCCAGGCCGCGGAACTTGCCGATGCGCACGGTGGCCCGCCCGTAGGGCGTGACCACCGTCTCCTCGCGCACGTCGTCCAGGATCTCCGGATCGTAGACGCCCGTTCCTCCGATGATGGCCAGTCGCACGGGCCCGCTCCTCCCTTCCCTGCCCCCGCGGCCCTTGCCGCCGGGGGCGGGATCCTGCTCCGGGGCCTCGGGTGCGGCCTCGCCCTCCCCGGCCGGATCGGCCGCCCCGCTCCACCCGTCCGGCCGGGGGCCCGGGGAGCCGGGGCTGCCGGCCAGGGCGGGAAGCTGGCCGTTGCTCTCCCTCTGGATCGCGTCCACCAGGCGCTCCAGGGAACGCAGCAACGCCCGCCGGTCCACGGGATCCAGGTGGGCCAGCACCCGGGCCAGGTAGGCGCGCCGCGCCTCCAGCACCGCGTCCAGCAGTTCCCGGGCGCGGGGAAGGAGCCGCAACCGGATCACCCGGCGGTCGCCCGGATCGCGGACCCGCTGCACCAGCTGCTGGCGTTCCAGCCGGTCGACCAGGTCGGTGACGGTGCTGGACGCCAGGTAGAGGTGCTGGCAGAGCTCCCCCATGGTGAGGTCGGGATGCCGCATGAGCACGAGCAGGGCATCGAATTGGGGCGGCGTGATGTCAAACTGCCCCAGGATGGCCCGCCCGTGATGGCGGATCAGGGTGGCCACCGCCCGCAGGTGCTGCTCGGCGGTCGCCACCACCAGCCGATCGCCTTGTGGTTCCAGACCCCGGGTCATGAACGGCCTCCGTAGCACCCGGCAGCTCAGGCCCGGCCGGGCCGGCTCGACCCCAGGACGAACCGGTCCGGCCGCCGGCGCCCTGCCGCCGGGGATGGCTCAGCTGCGGTCGTACAGCCAGGCCTCCCTATGATTTTCCCAGTCGATGAGTTCATCCTGCCGGAACCAGAGCTCGATCTCCTGCCGGGCGCTCTCGAGGGAATCGCTGCCGTGCACCAGGTTGAAGCCGATGTCGTTGGCCAGGTCGCCGCGGATGGTGCCCGGCGCGGCCTTGGCCCCGTCGGTGGGACCCATGAGATTGCGCACCACGTTGACGGCCTCCCGGCCCTCCCAGACCATGGCCACCACCGGTGCCGAGGTGATGAAGCGGATCAGCCCCGGGAAGAAGGGCTTGCCCTCATGGGCCGCGTAGTGGCGGCGGGCCAGTTCCTCACTGACCTGGACCATCTTGAGCCCAACCAGCTTGAGGCCCTTGCGCTCCAGCCGCGCGATGATCTCGCCCACCAGGCCGCGCTGGACGCCGTCGGGCTTGACCATGACGAAGGTGCGTTCCACGGCCACTCCTCCTTACAGGCTGTGTGCTTGCAGGCTTGGCGGCCCACCGGGCCCGCCCCAGGCGCGGCCCGGCCGGCCCTTGGATGCGGACCGGCACCGGCCGGCGGCACAGCCGCCGCCCGGCCCTGGCAAGCCCGGCTGAAGGGGTACCAGTTTCAGGATGCCCTGGAGGGCAAAAAAAGAAGTGCGGGGAACCCGCACTTCTGCCGCCCCGCCCGGGGTGTGGCGGTCACCAGTCAACCCGCCGCGTCCCGGCGCAGGGCCACCGGCTGCAGCCTCGGGCTGTCCTGTTCGTCCAGAATGCCCCGCTGGGTTTCCGATGCCGCGACGCGCCCCGCCCGCAGGTGCTCGAAGATGTAGTGGCACGCGTCCCACGGATCGACGTGGTCCCCGCAGGTGAAGACGTCGATGGCGGCGTAACCCAACTCCGGCCACGTGTGGATCGTCAGGTGGGACTCCGAGATCACCACGACCCCACTGACGCCCTGGGGGGCGAACTTGTGGAAGGCGACCTGACGAATCTCGGCCCCGGCGGCGAGTGCCGCCTCTACCATGATCGACTCCACCAGATTCACGTCATCCAGCACCGCCGGGTCGCAATCGTATGCCTCGGCCAAGATGTGCCGCCCGAGCGCCCGCATGCGCCTCGCCCCCTTTTCGTGACCGAATTTCACAACCTTTCCGCCGCCTGACGGCGTCAGTTTCGGGAACCCGCCTGAAAAAGCGGATTCCCCGGCCAGGTCCATGAGAACCAGGATTCATTGTAGCAACCTGCCCCGCCGTGTCAACAACATGGCGGCACCGATCTTCACCGGTGGAGCCGGATCCGGGGCGTCAACGGCGGGGGTGGCGGTTGCCGGTCGTTGTCCTTGTCGGCGGGCGGCGACGGGCTGGCGCCGTTGAGAGATTGCTGGTGGGACTGCCGTCCTGGGGTGCGGGTGGACGGTGGGCCGGGATTACCGCCCGGGGTCGGGGGCGACGCTGCGGCTGCCCGGCGCCTGGCCCCGGCCGGACGCCACCGGCCCCCGGGATCCTGCGGGAACGGCCGGCCGCGGGGCCGGGCCGGGTTCGGGCGGGCCGCCGGGCAAGGGCGCCGCCCCGGGGCTCTCCAGCCCGGCGGCGAGGGCCAGCAGCAGGGTGGCCCCGTAGACCAGGGTGGTGGCGGCCGCCACGATGCCGCTGTCGTTCAGGAGCAGGGCCGCCAGGCTGCCTGCCGCCACGGCCGCCAGCCCCCGCACGGCTTCCGGTGCGCTCCGCTCCAGCCGGCGC
This is a stretch of genomic DNA from Thermaerobacter sp. PB12/4term. It encodes these proteins:
- the mtnP gene encoding S-methyl-5'-thioadenosine phosphorylase; this translates as MRLAIIGGTGVYDPEILDDVREETVVTPYGRATVRIGKFRGLEVVFLARHGAGHTVPPHKINYRANIYALAALGVRRVIATAAVGSLRQAFGPGHFVLVDQFLDFTRNRVSTFFEGGEAGVVHIDVTEPYCPEIRSHLEAAGKALGLPVTNGGVYVCTEGPRFETPAEIRMFERLGGDLVGMTSVPEVVLAREAGLCYATIAMVTNYAAGISGQPLTHEEVLEIMAANGTNLRRLILEALPRLAAEPTCPCAARPAPLKVAAATGGEEEPRP
- the speD gene encoding adenosylmethionine decarboxylase — encoded protein: MRALGRHILAEAYDCDPAVLDDVNLVESIMVEAALAAGAEIRQVAFHKFAPQGVSGVVVISESHLTIHTWPELGYAAIDVFTCGDHVDPWDACHYIFEHLRAGRVAASETQRGILDEQDSPRLQPVALRRDAAG
- the ndk gene encoding nucleoside-diphosphate kinase, with translation MERTFVMVKPDGVQRGLVGEIIARLERKGLKLVGLKMVQVSEELARRHYAAHEGKPFFPGLIRFITSAPVVAMVWEGREAVNVVRNLMGPTDGAKAAPGTIRGDLANDIGFNLVHGSDSLESARQEIELWFRQDELIDWENHREAWLYDRS